From Cygnus atratus isolate AKBS03 ecotype Queensland, Australia chromosome 1, CAtr_DNAZoo_HiC_assembly, whole genome shotgun sequence, the proteins below share one genomic window:
- the P2RY2 gene encoding P2Y purinoceptor 2, whose translation MANLTTPAWTRVLNSSLGPGGVEDNTYKCIFDEDFKYVLLPVSYGIVCVVGLFLNLLALYGFIFRIKTWNASTTYMFNLAVSDTLYVVSLPLLVYYYAMGDNWPFGVGLCKIVRFLFYTNLYCSILFLLCISIHRFLGICFPLKSLRWGHVRYARRVSVVVWAVTVVCQSPVLFFVTTSIRRDTITCHDTSSKDLFGQFVIYSSVMLVLLFCIPFLIIIVCYCLMARRLLQPTWGISRLSRSKKKSVKMIIIVLVVFIVCFLPFHVTRTLYYSFRSWDLSCQTLNAINLAYKVTRPLASTNSCLDPILYFLAGQRFMKFAGNKMPGKPQNEMALGIVPNSPLGTSNDTDTIAKGVKS comes from the coding sequence ATGGCGAACCTTACAACTCCAGCCTGGACCCGAGTCCTCAACAGCTCCTTGGGTCCGGGCGGCGTGGAGGACAACACCTACAAGTGCATCTTTGACGAGGACTTCAAGTATGTCCTGCTGCCCGTCTCCTACGGCATTGTGTGCGTGGTGGGGCTCttcctcaacctgctggcccTCTACGGCTTCATCTTTAGGATCAAGACCTGGAACGCCTCCACCACGTACATGTTCAACCTGGCTGTGTCCGACACGCTCTACGTGGTCTCCCTGCCCCTCCTGGTGTACTACTATGCCATGGGGGACAACTGGCCCTTCGGCGTGGGCTTGTGTAAGATAGTCCGCTTCTTGTTTTACACCAACCTCTACTGCagcatcctcttcctcctctgcatcAGCATCCATCGATTCCTGGGCATCTGCTTCCCACTCAAGTCGCTGCGGTGGGGCCACGTCCGCTACGCCCGGCGGGTTTCAGTTGTTGTCTGGGCGGTGACAGTGGTGTGCCAGTCCCCTGTGCTCTTCTTCGTCACCACCAGCATCAGGAGGGACACCATCACCTGCCACGACACATCCAGCAAGGACCTCTTTGGCCAGTTTGTCATTTACAGCTCAGTGATGCTGGTGCTTCTCTTCTGCATCCCTTTCCTCATCATCATCGTCTGCTACTGCCTGATGGCCCGgcggctcctgcagcccacGTGGGGCATCTCCCGGCTGTCCCGATCCAAAAAGAAGTCGGTCAAGATGATAATCATCGTCTTGGTGGTCTTCATCGtttgctttctccctttccatGTCACTCGCACCCTGTACTACTCCTTCCGGAGCTGGGACTTGAGCTGCCAGACCCTGAACGCAATAAATTTAGCCTATAAGGTGACGCGGCCCCTAGCCAGCACCAACAGCTGCTTGGATcccattttgtatttcttagcAGGACAAAGGTTTATGAAGTTCGCAGGCAACAAAATGCCGGGGAAGCCTCAAAACGAGATGGCGCTGGGAATCGTGCCCAACAGTCCCCTGGGAACGAGCAATGACACGGACACGATAGCCAAGGGCGTGAAGTCCTAG